One part of the Plasmodium cynomolgi strain B DNA, chromosome 3, whole genome shotgun sequence genome encodes these proteins:
- a CDS encoding dynein heavy chain (putative), whose amino-acid sequence MRGAARKEPEEETPHMGGAARQEAEEDTTPLISTNADDVGSSHSSDDSSDCRSLSSEAPSDIDIDIYNERNEPIERHYENINSMYDYYLRTTRKCRNLFKSYDPRLGEGEHGWLFGKCYGNCSSDSNSSNDERYLKRRGGRKRKKYLNEHAPGSVDDVLQSVSYYNDVAHLDEPPKERRTAATHPEAQLRINLFDFYFKYEKNVMSHLNNKENKFSLMDECLTNTDLMIKQKKHLSMLYNIDIFMKNKKSVIISGCSNIGKTLTVDYYLNKVMSKDKFFTVDFYFSYSTTSNHVRNYIESKLTKRRSNFYGTTNNRICIFYIDDINIETEVGSIKRSHYLSSHEFLRMLFNYKFFIDQNLGVKYIEDLTCLATMNNAYTNTTHSARLYNNFNIMYYNNYKYKELFDIFFCSLKSMFSIYDINIKSLASYLVEMQIDIYKGVKGMKHNYYLYNVEEDREGKEIFLHSFNINNMRDIYKCVNYLSKNINIRKEQMLLYFLYENKALYAESFFSKNAKKKCEQIIKTNFRKYFPQEEYEKVVSQYDNGLLFCNFLNLYQNVYEQVSDFNDLYNCVYGYISEYSNSEKINIILFDNVLIYICKITKTFMTENSHILCIGINDAVKKKVNKICAFIINKALVVSELNKNSKASQFVEEIKRCLFDCGIYEKQCVYYLNDENSSLDFVLENLNNIYNYGDSYLLYNEDNLKKIYSECKNKCEEEHVVRNLSNIYSIYKKTIRKCFHVSLNISASSSDAILKFPYILKNSRIIYFEEDNNEGLHVITKDFFRDAEANRVEKPAMGVEKPTGGVDDPVKAIEDPVKAIEDPIKAINDSVKTIDDPVKAIDDPVKTIDDPTSSTATTAPAATPAAATPGCVVPPRALPSIDLEVVNPDQDLKCLEGVVNEKVFIRIHKEVIHLAKKYQEEKQVHVCVNSNKYVHFLHYFDHFYNVKRKEFDMNIDLYRKALNKLHKCEQDIKTMKNYLLNMQPVLNSTNIEMKKKVNQMERESKEAYIKQTEIKKKECEMKTKIKNITHLKNEVNEEITKSFALLNDSLNNLNKLKVEHLRELKAFVNPPSIVVMVMQCILTFLKEDEKYLQGKLIRPKTLNYWILAQKTIFRDSKVFLDNLKNYDKNLIEEEMITKITPLIKNKNFNPKFVRKASKACETMCQWILAIYHYFIINKELKPKKEEVMTLENEINKELSYLDACKEELSIVNNNLCTIEKEKEEITVKQKQLVDKIENIKQKIQRSKMILSCLLEQEIKWNNKKNLKKKRDLLIGDCIIVSSLINYMSYFSYEYRKVIKLKVQAILNRHNIKYTKDISIYSFLESKINIEKWVSYGLTNSRFYFENIVIMNNSIKYNLLIDPHFIVTNFLKKMYHKKRDVEILRNNSSNFVDKIERCMQLGNVILFTHYDDDCSVLFNALFNYKIGKTLLSFGRERGGGNGNQVARHRRSASDECPPPESGKIKTEEGGKSSEGVKKTSDEATAPGGVKTTDEATAPGGVKTTDEATAPGGVKTSDEATHGDEPIKGREPPVSGTLTQNNCVNFNNKIITVDSAFNIYFIVYGNTQFDDNTQNHLNIIDFNINLDILEEYFLTNLIDKLFRATNENRRALIHEIHDLNKQMGKQEEEILHILNYKEDILSDDDIVISFESANKIYLKNKKKMKEYKMNKLEITKIRKNYMNMSEHISVIYHCINNLVTLDPMYNFSILSFVQLLSISIDKSEENKLLDKRKKDILNIFTRKIHYEIARTLSEKHQQIFFFYLVCMINIYKGEIDYDDYYFFVYDDYPKGDDIRNEVFRKVQYKRNDRSNGDKVLGNTTVVMDSSSILKEPCDGGRGEELSTSDDDMDELSEQEDLQTLVDDVSIHSLESDGCDSQEEEEDSNNAQNIASNRTRGEPTATISASHLVRGTVEEYLLLPKRSEKDDFLNSCEGNVLIQGGAAEEGRATGGCISNGGCTTGGCTTDGCTSNGGCTSNGGEAQFTFNFETKNLCWLSAKEYMSVKKLIRKEKYLLFFKKAFNEYEHLFRSIKTDHTILQHKDLKHLLTNFEKLIIFKIFRFDILKLNMNNYVDACLNIGSQSYAKDLYKCYEHSSQNKLILILSEHRLSTASEIMMLSEKITGKNNLIIYNKNDKNYLLQILNDSIKNGFWVLIENAHLNIHLILEIEKYIEACNIQYSNPDFRIWISTSSVKSFPDYLLKLCVKVTFENVHNLKSGLLNIYTNVAQEEEEEEEEEEEEEGEEEEDGEAGEEAEEEEDEEEDEEADEEADEEEDEEADEEADEEEDDEADEDAEDDGELGKENRLPSDPLGGRPPRCGTPRKGIIDIGAKWGEKGSQNRSERKNQNRSERKNQKRSERKNQKRSERKNQKRSENENILMNKLNFSLCFFHALIQERSKFKNKGFNNCYEFTDIELKLSKENIIKFFKNKNIDINLLLYLIGNIIYGGTIIDVTDQRCFNIILNKYVNEKVIYSNK is encoded by the exons ATGAGAGGAGCAGCCAGGAAAGAGCCGGAGGAGGAGACCCCCCACATGGGAGGGGCAGCCAGGCAAGAGGCGGAGGAGGATACTACCCCCCTTATCAGCACCAACGCGGATGATGTTGGCAGCTCCCACAGCAGCGATGACTCAAGTGACTGCCGATCCCTCAGCAGCGAGGCCCCCTCCGACATCGACATCGACATTTACAACGAGCGGAACGAGCCCATAGAGCGTCACTACGAAAACATTAACAGCATGTACGACTACTACCTGCGCACCACTCGCAAGTGCAGGAATCTGTTCAAGAGCTACGACCCGCGTCTGGGGGAGGGCGAGCACGGGTGGCTCTTTGGCAAGTGCTACGGGAACTGCAGCTCCGACTCGAACTCGAGCAACGACGAGAGGTACTTGAAGCGGCGGGGCGGGCgcaagaggaagaagtacCTTAACGAGCACGCCCCGGGTAGCGTGGACGACGTGCTGCAAAGCGTGAGTTACTACAACGATGT CGCCCACCTGGATGAGCCCCCCAAGGAGAGAAGAACCGCCGCCACCCACCCAGAAGCGCAGCTGAGGATAAACCTGTTCGACTTCTACTTCAAATACGAAAAGAACGTCATGAGCCACCTAAACAACAAAGAGAACAAATTCAGCCTCATGGACGAGTGCCTCACCAATACAGACCTCATGATAAAACAGAAGAAACACTTGTCGATGCTTTACAACATTGACATCttcatgaaaaataaaaagagcgTTATCATATCTGGTTGTAGTAACATAGGGAAAACGCTTACTGTGGATTATTACCTAAACAAGGTGATGTCAaaggataaattttttacagtcGATTTTTACTTCTCGTATAGTACCACGAGTAACCATGTGAGGAATTACATCGAGTCGAAGTTAACCAAACGGAGGAGCAACTTTTATGGCACGACGAATAACAGgatctgcattttttatattgatGACATAAACATAGAAACGGAAGTGGGTTCCATAAAGAGGAGTCATTACTTATCCTCCCATGAATTTTTACGTATGCtctttaattataaattttttatagatCAAAATTTAGGAGTGAAATATATTGAAGACTTGACCTGTCTAGCCACGATGAACAACGCGTACACGAACACAACGCATAGTGCAAGACTGtacaacaattttaatattatgtattacaataattataagtataaagaactttttgatatatttttttgcagccTGAAAAGTATGTTTAGCATTTAtgatattaatataaaaagtttGGCTAGCTACTTGGTAGAGATGCAGATCGATATCTACAAAGGAGTTAAAGGAATGAAACACAATTACTACCTGTACAATGTAGAAGAAGATCGAGAGggaaaggaaatttttttacactcttttaatataaataacatgagggatatatacaaatgtgtaaattatttgtctaaaaatattaacattcggaaggaacaaatgttgctatattttttgtacgaAAATAAGGCCCTTTATGCagaaagttttttttccaaaaatgctaaaaaaaaatgtgaacaaattattaagacaaattttagaaaatactTCCCTCAGGAGGAATATGAAAAGGTTGTCAGTCAGTATGACAAtggtctccttttttgtaactttttgAATTTGTATCAAAATGTATATGAACAGGTCTCCGATTTTAACGACCTCTACAATTGTGTGTATGGATATATATCAGAATACAGCAACagcgaaaaaattaatattatcCTCTTCGATAATGTCCttatttatatttgcaaaataacCAAAACGTTTATGACTGAAAATTCACACATACTCTGTATCGGTATCAATGATGCTGTGAAAAAGAAAGTCAACAAAATATGCGCATTTATAATTAACAAGGCGCTCGTAGTATCTGAACtgaataaaaatagtaaGGCTTCTCAATTTGTAGAAGAAATTAAGAGATGTCTCTTCGATTGTGGAATTTATGAAAAACAGTGTGTTTACTATCTCAATGATGAAAATAGCAGTCTCGATTTTGTCCTCGAAAATTTAAACAACATTTATAACTATGGAGATAGCTACCTCCTCTACAATGAGGATAATTTAAAGAAGATATACAGTGAGTGTAAGAATAAATGCGAGGAGGAGCATGTGGTTAGGAACTTAAGCAATATTTATAGCATTTACAAGAAAACCATTCGGAAGTGCTTTCACGTGAGTCTTAACATTTCGGCCAGCAGCTCAGACGCCATCCTCAAGTTTCCCTACATCCTCAAGAATTCTCGAATCATCTACTTCGAGGAGGACAACAACGAGGGTCTGCACGTCATCACAAAGGATTTCTTCAGAGACGCGGAGGCCAACCGGGTGGAGAAGCCCGCCATGGGTGTGGAGAAGCCCACCGGGGGTGTGGACGACCCGGTTAAGGCGATAGAAGACCCGGTTAAGGCTATAGAAGACCCGATTAAGGCTATAAACGACTCGGTTAAGACTATAGACGACCCGGTTAAGGCTATAGACGACCCGGTTAAGACTATAGACGACCCCACTTCCTCTACCGCTACCACCGCCCCCGCCGCTACCCCCGCCGCTGCCACCCCCGGCTGCGTCGTGCCCCCGCGGGCGCTGCCCTCCATCGACCTCGAGGTGGTGAACCCGGACCAGGACCTCAAGTGCCTGGAAGGAGTCGTCAACGAAAAGGTGTTCATCCGAATCCACAAGGAAGTGATTCACCTGGCGAAGAAGTaccaggaggagaagcaggtGCACGTGTGTGTGAATTCGAACAAGTATGTCCACTTCCTCCACTACTTCGACCACTTTTACAACGTGAAGCGGAAAGAATTCGACATGAATATCGATCTATACAGAAAGGCGCTCAACAAACTACACAAATGTGAGCAGGACATAAAAACAATGAAGAACTACCTACTCAACATGCAACCAGTACTGAACAGCACAAACatagaaatgaaaaaaaaggtaaaccAAATGGAGAGAGAGTCCAAGGAAGCATACATCAAACAaacggaaataaaaaaaaaagaatgcgaAATGAAGACAAagataaaaaacataacCCATTTAAAAAACGAAGTGAACGAAGAAATAACCAAAAGTTTTGCTCTCCTTAATGATTCCCTAAAcaatttaaacaaattaaaagtaGAGCACCTCAGAGAGTTAAAAGCCTTTGTGAACCCACCATCAATTGTCGTCATGGTCATGCAGTGCAtcttaacatttttaaaggaaGACGAAAAATATCTGCAAGGAAAATTAATCAGACCCAAAACACTCAACTATTGGATCTTAGCACAGAAAACGATTTTTAGAGACTCTAAAGTGTTTCTGGATAACTTGAAGAATTacgataaaaatttaattgaagaagaaatgatcACAAAAATTACGCCACttattaagaataaaaattttaacccCAAGTTTGTGAGAAAGGCATCTAAGGCATGCGAAACTATGTGCCAATGGATCCTCGCTATTTACCACTACTTCATCATTAACAAGGAGTTGAAAccaaagaaggaagaagtgatGACTTtagaaaacgaaataaacaaAGAGCTTAGCTACCTGGATGCATGCAAAGAAGAACTAAGCATCGTCAACAATAATCTGTGTACtatcgaaaaggagaaggaggaaattaCCGTAAAGCAGAAACAACTAGTtgacaaaatagaaaacataaaacagaaaattcAAAGATCCAAAATGATCCTCTCCTGTCTTCTCGAgcaagaaataaaatggaataacaaaaaaaacttaaaaaaaaaaagagatctACTCATCGGAGACTGCATCATCGTGTCATCTCTCATAAACTACATGTCCTACTTTTCATACGAATACAGAAAggttattaaattaaaagtgCAGGCAATTCTAAACAGACACAACATTAAATATACCAAAGATATTTCCATTTATAGCTTCTTGGAGTCCAAAATTAACATAGAGAAGTGGGTCTCCTATGGACTGACAAACAGCAGGTTCTACTTCGAAAACATCGTCATCATGAATAACAGCATTAAGTATAACCTGCTCATAGACCCGCATTTCATTGtcaccaattttttaaaaaaaatgtatcataAGAAGAGGGACGTGGAGATCCTGCGAAATAACAGCTCCAACTTCGTTGACAAAATAGAAAGGTGCATGCAGCTCGGGAACGTTATTCTTTTCACGCACTACGATGACGACTGCAGTGTGCTGTTCAACGCGCTctttaattacaaaattgggaaaactCTCCTCAGCTTTGGACGCGAGCGGGGCGGTGGCAATGGCAACCAAGTTGCGCGGCACCGCCGATCGGCTTCGGACGAGTGTCCCCCCCCGGAAAgcggaaaaataaaaacagaggaaggggggaaatcatcagagggggtgaaaaaaacatcagACGAAGCGACGGCACCAGGGGGAGTGAAAACAACAGACGAAGCGACGGCACCAGGGGGAGTGAAAACAACAGACGAAGCGACGGCACCAGGGGGAGTGAAAACGTCAGACGAAGCGACCCATGGGGATGAACCGATTAAGGGGCGCGAACCCCCAGTGAGCGGCACGCTGACCCAAAACAACTGCGTCAACTTTAACAACAAAATCATCACAGTGGACAGCGCCTTCAATATCTACTTCATCGTTTACGGAAACACCCAATTCGATGATAACACACAAAACCATCTCAATATAATCGACTTTAACATAAACCTAGACATACTGGAGGAGTACTTCCTAACGAACCTCATAGACAAGCTCTTCCGAGCCACCAATGAAAATAGAAGGGCACTTATTCATGAAATCCATGACCTGAACaagcaaatgggaaaacaagaggaagaaattttacACATATTAAATTACAAGGAGGACATTCTAAGTGATGATGATATCGTCATCAGTTTCGAGAGTgctaataaaatttacttgaaaaataaaaaaaaaatgaaagagtacaaaatgaataagttagaaattacaaaaatcagaaaaaacTATATGAACATGTCTGAACATATCTCCGTTATTTATCATTGCATTAATAATTTAGTGACTTTGGATCCAAtgtacaatttttccattttgtccttcgTGCAACTCTTAAGTATTAGTATTGATAAATCGGAGGAGAACAAACTGCttgataaaagaaaaaaagatatactaaatatttttacaagaaaaattcaTTACGAGATTGCGAGAACCCTCTCTGAGAAGCatcaacaaattttttttttctaccttgTGTgcatgataaatatatacaaggGCGAAATAGACTACGACGATTATTACTTCTTCGTGTATGATGACTACCCTAAGGGGGATGACATTCGAAATGAAGTTTTCCGAAAGGTGCAATATAAGCGGAACGATAGGTCAAATGGTGACAAGGTTTTGGGCAACACCACTGTAGTAATGGActcttcttccattttgaaggaaCCATGTGATGGTGGCAGAGGGGAAGAACTCTCCACTTCGGACGATGACATGGATGAGCTCAGCGAACAGGAAGACCTCCAGACCCTGGTAGACGATGTATCTATTCACAGCCTCGAGTCGGACGGATGCGATTCgcaggaagaggaggaagattCGAATAATGCCCAGAATATCGCCTCGAACAGGACAAGGGGAGAACCGACTGCAACGATAAGTGCTAGCCATCTGGTGAGAGGCACCGTGGAGGAGTATCTCCTACTCCCGAAGAGGAGCGAAAAGGACGACTTTTTGAATTCCTGCGAGGGGAATGTGCTGATCCAGGGGGGCGCCGCAGAGGAGGGGCGTGCCACTGGTGGGTGTATCTCCAATGGCGGATGCACCACTGGAGGATGTACCACTGACGGATGTACCTCCAACGGCGGATGCACCTCCAATGGCGGGGAGGCCCAATTCACCTTCAACTTCGAAACGAAGAACCTGTGTTGGCTAAGCGCGAAGGAGTACATGAGCGTGAAGAAGCTAAtcaggaaggaaaaatatcttcTCTTCTTTAAAAAGGCCTTCAACGAGTATGAACACTTATTCAGAAGCATCAAGACAGACCATACGATATTGCAGCACAAGGACTTAAAGCATCTCCTAACAAACTTTGagaaattaattatttttaaaattttccgtTTTGATATTCTCAAACTTAACATGAACAATTACGTAGATGCATGCTTGAACATAGGCTCTCAGAGCTACGCGAAGGATCTATACAAGTGCTATGAACACTCGTCTCAGAATAAATTAATTCTCATTTTGTCTGAACACCGGTTAAGCACAGCTAGCGAAATTATGATGCTGAGTGAAAAGATTACTGGAAAAAACAACctaataatttataacaaaaatgataagaacTACTTGTTACAGATTTTAAATGATTCcattaaaaatgggttctGGGTACTAATTGAGAATGCTCACCTGAATATCCATCTCATTCTGGagattgaaaaatatatcgaGGCCTGCAACATACAGTACTCCAACCCAGATTTCAGAATCTGGATCAGCACCAGCTCCGTCAAGTCCTTCCCCGACTACCTCCTCAAGCTCTGTGTGAAGGTCACCTTCGAGAATGTGCACAATTTGAAGTCGGGGCTGCTCAACATTTATACGAACGTCgcgcaggaggaggaggaggaggaagaggaggaggaagaagaagagggagaagaggaggaggatggagaagcgggggaagaagcggaggaagaagaggacgaagaagaggacgaagaagcggacgaagaagcggacgaagaagaggacgaagaagcggacgaagaagcggacgaagaagaggacgACGAAGCGGACGAAGACGCGGAGGATGACGGGGAGTTGGGCAAGGAGAATCGCCTACCGTCCGACCCGCTCGGTGGACGGCCCCCCCGATGCGGAACCCCGCGCAAAGGCATCATCGACATTGGCGCCAAGTGGGGCGAAAAAGGCAGCCAAAATAGGAGCGAAAGGAAGAACCAAAATAGGAGCGAACGGAAGAACCAAAAGAGGAGCGAGCGGAAGAACCAAAAGAGGAGCGAAAGGAAGAACCAAAAGAGGAGCGAAAACGAAAACATCCTGATGAACAAACTGAACTTCAgcctctgcttcttccacGCGCTCATCCAAGAGAGAAGCAAATTCAAAAACAAAGGATTTAATAACTGTTACGAGTTCACAGACATCGAGCTAAAATTGTCCAAGGAAAATAtcatcaaatttttcaaaaacaaaaatatagacATAAATCTATTGCTTTACCTTATTggtaatattatttatggtGGTACCATAATAGACGTAACGGATCAGAGATGCTTTAACATAATCctgaataaatatgtaaatgaAAAGGTCATTTATTCAAACAAATAA